One segment of Trachemys scripta elegans isolate TJP31775 chromosome 1, CAS_Tse_1.0, whole genome shotgun sequence DNA contains the following:
- the LOC117872601 gene encoding olfactory receptor 52E2-like — MAVFNLTPSDPSTFILTGIPGLEAAHVWISIPFSTSYIIGLLGNFIVLFVVGKEETLHKPMYLLLCMLALTDIGMSTSIVPKALCIFWFNLKGITVGGCLTQTFFLHAGAMMNSAVLVTMAYDRYVAICDPLRYATILTNVRISKLVLVGLLRAVLFVLPLPLLLSRLPYCGNRFIPHTYCEHIAVAKISCGDIAVNRTYALVITLVVLALDLTLIALSYGLIIRAVLRMSSKEAHQKALNTCTAHICVMLTSYIPFLFSHMTHRFGQGITPHVHIILANLYFLIPPMLNPIIYGVKSKELRDNVGKYTCRM, encoded by the coding sequence ATGGCAGTTTTCAACCTCACCCCTTCTGACCCTTCAACATTCATCCTAACAGGCATCCCTGGCCTGGAAGCTGCCCATGtctggatttccatccctttctctacGTCCTACATTATCGGCCTTTTGGGAAATTTCATAGTTCTGTTTGTTGTAGGCAAAGAGGAGACCCTACACAAGCCGATGtacctgctgctctgcatgctggcacTCACAGATATCGGCATGTCTACCTCCATTGTGCCAAaggcactgtgtatattttggttcaatttgaaaggCATTACTGTGGGTGGCTGCCTCACCCAGACATTCTTCCTTCACGCAGGTGCTATGATGAACTCAGCCGTCCTCGTGACAATGGCCTACGATCGCTATGTTGCCATATGTGACCCTCTGAGATATGCCACTATCCTCACCAATGTACGAATATCTAAGCTGGTGCTAGTGGGTTTGTTGCGAGCTGTTCTCTTcgttctgcccctgccccttctcctgagcAGGCTCCCATACTGTGGCAACCGCTTTATCCCCCACACTTACTGTGAGCACATAGCTGTAGCGAAGATATCATGTGGGGACATCGCAGTTAACAGGACATACGCCTTGGTGATAACGTTGGTAGTCCTCGCATTAGACCTGACACTCATTGCCCTATCCTATGGTCTGATCATCAGGGCTGTCCTAAGAATGTCCTCCAAGGAAGCCCACCAAAAAGCCCtcaacacctgcacagcccacatctgTGTGATGCTGACATCTTATattcccttcctcttctcccacaTGACCCACCGGTTCGGTCAGGGCATCACTCCCCACGTTCACATCATCTTGGCCAACCTCTATTTCCTCATCCCCCCCATGCTCAACCCTATCATTTATGGGGTCAAATCCAAAGAGCTTCGTGACAATGTGGGCAAATACACCTGCAGAATGTGA